Within the Fervidobacterium gondwanense DSM 13020 genome, the region GAATTCTACAAGGCTTGTAATGAAGCACTCAAAGAAGATGGTATCTTGTGTGCCCAGACAGAAGGTATGACTTACGACTGGGAATGGGGCACAACAGCCTACAAGAGAATTAAGGCAAATTTCCCGCTTGCAAAGATGTACTTAGGCTTCATGCCAACTTACCCCGGCGGAATGTGGTCGTACACATTCGCTTCGAAAACCGGAATTGATCCAATAAAAGACTTTAATCCTGAAAAAGTTAGGAACTTCAAAGAACCTTTGAGGTACTATAACGAAGAAATTCACAAAGCGGCATTTGCACTTCCAAACTTTGTCAGAAAGTACATCGGAGAAGACTAAAGAAAATTGAACTTAAAGGCGGCAGGCAAGTCCTGCCGTTTTTGATTTTTCAAAGCTGTTGTGATAAAATAGGTGAGAAAATATATTAACAAGATACTCATATGTGGCTTGAGGTGAAATCGTCAACGCCCCACCACTGAAGTGGCGGGCTTGAAGCCCTCGTTGACTAGCCTCAGCCAAAGCCAATAGGCTTCTTGGCTACGTTAGATGGGTCATGACACCATGGAATGCTGCTCAAGTTCCATGCTCTGTCGTCTGTCATTAAACAGTCCTGAGGGGTAGGGACAGTGTGGCAGACATGACAAGCCCATCTAACATTGGCGATGAGCTCCTAACTCCGCAAGGAGGCTTACACCATATGGTGTATGCTATTTCTCAACAGGGGAAACCTCTCGTGCCAACTAAAAGGCATGGAAAAGTAAGAAGACTTTTAAAACAAGGACTTGCGAAAGTTGTCAAAAGAGAGCCTTTCACAATTCAGCTTTTGTATGATACAACCACATATGTACAGCCAGTAACAGTTGGCATCGACATTGGTTCAAAAACAGTCGGTGTCTCAGCCATAACAGATAAGAAAGAAGTATTTTCATCGGAGATAGAACTCAGAACTGACATCAAAGACTTATTGTGCGAAAGAAGAGAATACAGACAGTTAAGAAGGTATCGCAAGACGAGGTACAGAAAAGCAAGATTTTTGAATAGGCGTAAACCAGAAGGATGGCTTGCACCAAGTCTAAGGTGGAAAGTAGATGCACATATTAGAATAGTCAACATGCTCAGCAAGATACTGCCGATATCAAAGGTTATCGTAGAAGTTGCACCGTTTGATACCCAAAAGATATTAAATCCAGATATCCAAGGAGAAGAATATCAAAATGGAGTGCAGAAAGGTTTTTGGGATGTGAGAGAATATTGTCTATGGCGAGCAGGATATAAATCGGAGGTATCTGGCAAAAAAGGAGTTTTGGAAGTTCACCATATAGTTCCAAGAAGCGGAGGTGGGACGGACAATCCTTCAAACCTGATAGTCTTAACAGCACAAGAGCACAAAGCAATACATGAGGGCAGGTTAAAGATACCAAAGAGCAAGATAGAGAAGGTAAGGATTCTCAAAGATGCGAGTCACGTATCGACGATAGGTTGGCATATAGTTAATGAGCTAAAGGAACTGTACGAGGATGTCAGAGTTACATACGGTAGTATCACCAAAGCAAAGAGAAGTGAGTTTGGATTGGAAAAGACGCACCGAAATGATGCATATGTCATAGGGGGAGGGACAGTTCAGAAGAGAGCGAAAGAATGGTATTTTGGTAAGTTTTTCAGAAGACAAAATAGGTCATTGCATAAAGTCAATCCAATCAAAGGTGGTATAAGACCGGTTAATACAATCAAACAATCATACGGTTTCAGAAGGTTTGACAAAATAGAATACGAAGGGAAGATAGGAATCATAGCTGGAACAAGAAGTAGTGGATATTTTGTAATAAGAAGTCTTTCAGGGGAAAGAATACACGATAGTGTGAAATACAGCAAATTAAAACATTTCGAGAAATCAAAGACGATAATGTTGGAAAGGAGGGAAGCGGCTATCTCCTCACACGACTAAAGTTGCGTGTCTCCGAAGCCGTAAATTGATGAAATTGGGAAGTAAACTTAAAAGACTTAGACTCGCAAGAGGATATACACAAGAAGAACTCGCCGATAGATGCGATCTGTCGAGAAGTTTTATCTCTCAGCTTGAAAGTGACAAAGTTTCTCCATCTGTTGAAACTCTCGAGAGAATTCTCAGAGTCCTTGGGACAGATTTGAAACATTTCTTTTCCGAAGAGCAGAAAAAGATCGTATTCAAGAAAGACGAAAGGGTACCTGTATACGATTTACCAAAGGGAGTAAAGATAGATATACTGATGGACGCTGTGGAAGACAAAGAGCTCGATGCAAAGATAGTCGAACTTGAACCCGGAGCCCAGACAGATAAAGAAGACTATCACGACGGCGACGAGTTCGGATACGTTGTAGAAGGCTCTGTCGACATATATATAGATGGAAAAAGGTACAGAGCGAACGAAGGAGAGTGTTTTTACTACTCAGGCGACTGTGTACACTACATGAGAAACCCGGGCAAAGAAAAAGCTGTCATACTGTGGATACAGACAATTTGAAATTCAAAAAATAGGTGGACGTTCGTCCACCTTTTGTTTTCTATTTTTGTGATATTTCTACGTCAACCAAAACCCCTTTGTGATCCGATACCCTTTCACTTTCAAAAACAATTCTCGCACTCTTTACTAAAAAATTTTCAGGAACTAAAATGTAATCTATCCTTGCACTCTCTTCGCTTATCTTATCACCAATAAATGTAGGTCTATCAGGTTCATTTGGATTTGCAACCATCCAAGAGTCTAAGACGCTCAAACCAAGAATTTCCCTTTTCATCACCATTTTATATTCTTCTGAACCGTACGAAACGTTGAAATCACCTGCTATTATGAATCTCTCGTTTCCAATCTCTTCCACCCAGCTAACAAAGTTTTCATATTCATCTTCAAATCCAGCTTCTTTCCAATTAAAGTGCACTGAATACAGATCTATAGGTCCACCTTTGTCCTCTATCCTTGCTCTGATGATTTTCCTTGTGTAAAATGTGTTTACGTCTTGATTTCTTGAAACATATCTTGATTCAAAATCAACGATTGGAAATTTTGAAACGATGCCAAGTCCTTCCTCCCATATACCAAACCCGTAGTGCGCCATGTCCCAGACAAAATGATAAATCTTCCCATATTCTGCAAGCATTTCAACAAGTCTTCTGACATAGTTGCTCTTCTTGATGTCGACTCCATGTAAAAAAATATCTGGTTCTTCATGCATATATTGACCCGCT harbors:
- the iscB gene encoding RNA-guided endonuclease IscB, with the translated sequence MTSPSNIGDELLTPQGGLHHMVYAISQQGKPLVPTKRHGKVRRLLKQGLAKVVKREPFTIQLLYDTTTYVQPVTVGIDIGSKTVGVSAITDKKEVFSSEIELRTDIKDLLCERREYRQLRRYRKTRYRKARFLNRRKPEGWLAPSLRWKVDAHIRIVNMLSKILPISKVIVEVAPFDTQKILNPDIQGEEYQNGVQKGFWDVREYCLWRAGYKSEVSGKKGVLEVHHIVPRSGGGTDNPSNLIVLTAQEHKAIHEGRLKIPKSKIEKVRILKDASHVSTIGWHIVNELKELYEDVRVTYGSITKAKRSEFGLEKTHRNDAYVIGGGTVQKRAKEWYFGKFFRRQNRSLHKVNPIKGGIRPVNTIKQSYGFRRFDKIEYEGKIGIIAGTRSSGYFVIRSLSGERIHDSVKYSKLKHFEKSKTIMLERREAAISSHD
- a CDS encoding cupin domain-containing protein; the protein is MKLGSKLKRLRLARGYTQEELADRCDLSRSFISQLESDKVSPSVETLERILRVLGTDLKHFFSEEQKKIVFKKDERVPVYDLPKGVKIDILMDAVEDKELDAKIVELEPGAQTDKEDYHDGDEFGYVVEGSVDIYIDGKRYRANEGECFYYSGDCVHYMRNPGKEKAVILWIQTI
- a CDS encoding endonuclease/exonuclease/phosphatase family protein, with protein sequence MELLTLNLHTYQEIVYNDEDTIEGFLEKYKSIQRKIVELIANEDVEICFFQEAGQYMHEEPDIFLHGVDIKKSNYVRRLVEMLAEYGKIYHFVWDMAHYGFGIWEEGLGIVSKFPIVDFESRYVSRNQDVNTFYTRKIIRARIEDKGGPIDLYSVHFNWKEAGFEDEYENFVSWVEEIGNERFIIAGDFNVSYGSEEYKMVMKREILGLSVLDSWMVANPNEPDRPTFIGDKISEESARIDYILVPENFLVKSARIVFESERVSDHKGVLVDVEISQK